A single genomic interval of Amycolatopsis albispora harbors:
- a CDS encoding MBL fold metallo-hydrolase gives MSDLPICGTCGTQYATPQTECQICEDERQYVPQSGQTWTSLAKMRASGDYSARIEHPGEGLIEIGTEPRFGIGQRALLVQAASGNLLWDCVTYLDDEIVAAVEAAGGITGIAISHPHYYGTMVEWAKAFNVPIHLHEKDKEWIGRTDDAIELWSGESKQLADDLTLINLGVHFPGSTVLHWRDGAAGQGALLTGDIVQVIPDRKFVGFMYSYPNLIPERPSIVKHAAEILEPYRFDKLHGAWWNSSINADAHGIVQRSAKRYLEHARD, from the coding sequence TTGAGCGACTTACCTATTTGCGGGACCTGCGGGACCCAGTACGCGACGCCACAGACGGAATGCCAGATCTGCGAGGACGAGCGCCAGTACGTCCCCCAATCCGGCCAGACCTGGACCAGCCTCGCCAAGATGCGCGCCAGCGGTGACTATTCGGCACGCATCGAACACCCGGGCGAAGGCCTGATCGAAATCGGCACCGAGCCCCGGTTCGGCATCGGCCAGCGGGCGCTGCTGGTCCAGGCCGCCTCGGGCAACCTGCTCTGGGACTGCGTCACCTATCTCGACGACGAAATCGTCGCGGCGGTCGAGGCGGCCGGTGGCATCACCGGCATCGCCATCAGCCACCCGCACTACTACGGCACCATGGTCGAGTGGGCGAAGGCCTTCAACGTGCCGATCCACCTGCACGAGAAGGACAAGGAGTGGATCGGCCGCACCGACGACGCGATCGAGCTGTGGAGCGGTGAGTCCAAGCAGCTCGCCGACGACCTGACGCTGATCAACCTCGGCGTGCACTTCCCCGGCAGCACCGTGCTCCACTGGCGCGACGGCGCCGCCGGCCAGGGCGCGCTGCTCACCGGCGACATCGTGCAGGTCATCCCGGACCGCAAGTTCGTCGGCTTCATGTACAGCTACCCGAACCTGATCCCGGAGCGGCCGAGCATCGTCAAGCACGCCGCCGAGATCCTGGAGCCGTACCGGTTCGACAAGCTGCACGGCGCCTGGTGGAACTCCTCCATCAACGCCGACGCGCACGGCATCGTGCAGCGCTCCGCGAAGCGCTACCTCGAGCACGCCCGCGACTGA